Proteins encoded in a region of the Mycolicibacterium duvalii genome:
- a CDS encoding RecQ family ATP-dependent DNA helicase, with product MSKINDEALAVLRRGLGPTAAFRDGQLEAIRTLVEERGRLLVVQRTGWGKSAVYFVATRILRDKGAGPTVIVSPLLALMRDQIDAASKYLHAVTINSSNADAWEAIERDLAAGKVDVLLVSPERFNNPDFRSRLLPPLLRNIGLFVVDEAHCISDWGHDFRPDYRRIVAVLERIPYRVPVLCTTATANDRVVTDIRHQLGDEVTVKRGSLNRESLSLHAVKMPTIVERLAWLAERIPAMPGSGIVYCLTVSDTNRVADWLCANGIAAASYSGDTDSERRIELEGQLKANQLKVLAATSALGMGYDKPDLSFVIHYQSPDSPVAYYQQVGRAGRAVDSAEVVLLWSQRDEDIWRYFLETSLPIQWHAEQVVEYLETAGDWVGQREIELTVNMPSSRIAGLLKVLDVEGAIEKEHSKFRRTLRPWKFDTERIERVRDARLAEHQAMRDYATTTDCRMQFLRKSLDDTDATACGRCDNCAGKRYNRRPKKRTVGQALSFIRRRPIEIEPRKMWVGHRRGRITKPLETGRALCYLTDPGWGDQLLDSTSTGGPIDDELVLASAALINDWLPEFCGSVTYVPSSDDGDPVRDFATRLARHLGIRSVACLAKTRTTAPQGTKENSAQQLLNVDGAFTVVGNVPDGPILLVDDFVDSRWTLTVVGELLQAEGGGPVYPFTVGKTKG from the coding sequence ATGTCGAAGATCAACGACGAAGCGCTCGCCGTACTCCGGCGAGGGCTAGGTCCGACCGCGGCGTTTCGAGACGGGCAACTCGAAGCTATTAGAACACTGGTTGAGGAGCGCGGACGGCTTCTCGTCGTACAACGAACCGGATGGGGGAAGAGCGCTGTCTATTTTGTGGCCACCCGAATCCTTCGCGACAAGGGCGCAGGGCCCACGGTCATCGTGTCCCCGCTTCTGGCTCTGATGCGCGACCAGATAGATGCGGCATCCAAGTACTTGCATGCGGTCACCATCAACAGCAGCAATGCGGACGCCTGGGAAGCTATCGAGAGGGACCTGGCAGCGGGAAAGGTGGATGTCCTCCTGGTGTCGCCCGAGCGCTTCAACAATCCAGATTTTCGAAGTCGACTACTCCCTCCCCTGCTTCGCAATATTGGACTCTTTGTCGTCGACGAGGCCCACTGCATCAGTGACTGGGGCCACGACTTCCGACCCGACTATCGCCGAATTGTTGCAGTGCTTGAGCGCATACCATACCGAGTGCCCGTACTTTGCACGACGGCAACTGCCAACGACCGCGTGGTCACAGATATCCGTCATCAACTTGGCGACGAAGTAACTGTCAAGCGGGGAAGCCTCAACCGCGAGAGCCTCTCTCTTCACGCGGTGAAGATGCCGACCATCGTTGAGCGACTCGCGTGGCTCGCTGAGCGGATTCCTGCAATGCCGGGTTCCGGCATTGTTTATTGCCTCACTGTCTCTGACACCAACCGTGTCGCGGACTGGTTGTGCGCCAACGGTATCGCTGCAGCCTCGTATTCAGGCGACACCGACTCTGAACGTCGTATTGAATTGGAGGGGCAACTCAAAGCCAACCAACTGAAGGTCCTGGCCGCGACATCCGCCCTCGGAATGGGCTACGACAAACCAGATCTATCGTTTGTCATCCACTATCAATCGCCGGATTCGCCGGTCGCATACTACCAGCAGGTCGGACGAGCCGGCCGCGCAGTCGACAGCGCTGAGGTAGTACTTTTGTGGAGCCAGCGCGACGAGGACATTTGGCGGTACTTCCTGGAGACGAGCCTACCGATTCAATGGCATGCCGAGCAGGTCGTCGAATACCTCGAGACTGCCGGAGACTGGGTTGGACAGCGCGAGATCGAGCTGACCGTGAACATGCCAAGCTCACGAATTGCTGGTCTACTCAAGGTTCTCGATGTCGAAGGCGCAATTGAGAAGGAGCACTCCAAGTTTCGCCGAACACTCCGTCCGTGGAAGTTCGACACTGAACGGATCGAACGCGTCCGCGATGCGCGCTTAGCAGAGCATCAAGCGATGCGCGATTATGCGACGACAACCGATTGCCGCATGCAATTTCTCCGCAAATCACTGGACGACACCGACGCCACGGCCTGCGGTCGCTGCGACAACTGCGCTGGCAAGCGGTACAACCGCCGCCCGAAGAAACGCACTGTGGGGCAGGCTCTCTCGTTCATTCGGCGACGTCCGATAGAGATTGAGCCGCGCAAGATGTGGGTTGGTCATCGTCGTGGACGCATAACGAAGCCCCTCGAAACAGGCAGAGCTCTGTGCTACCTGACTGACCCAGGATGGGGCGACCAGCTGCTTGATTCGACATCGACTGGAGGGCCGATCGACGACGAGCTCGTATTAGCGTCTGCGGCGCTGATCAACGACTGGCTACCCGAGTTCTGCGGCTCTGTCACCTATGTGCCGTCGTCAGACGACGGCGATCCAGTTCGTGATTTCGCCACCCGCCTCGCGCGGCACCTCGGCATCCGTTCGGTTGCTTGCCTCGCCAAGACACGGACAACCGCACCACAAGGAACGAAGGAGAACAGCGCTCAACAACTCTTGAATGTCGACGGAGCCTTCACGGTCGTGGGCAACGTCCCTGACGGCCCTATCCTGTTGGTCGATGATTTTGTCGACTCACGATGGACGCTGACAGTAGTGGGGGAACTGCTGCAAGCCGAGGGCGGAGGACCTGTCTACCCGTTCACTGTGGGCAAGACGAAAGGATGA
- a CDS encoding AAA family ATPase — protein sequence MTTSSADEADAGPDARLKNYVLARADEDAALSEEARLVVLAAMEGADDLAEVLGEGATRTELVTALTTPTSTAAEPAGAYLTSISVAGFRGIGPQATLPLRPGPGLTVVAGRNGSGKSTLAEALELALTGTNSRWKNKPAIWSQDWRNLHVGDTSQIRVGLAEEGAGTTVIGVDWSVGAIAVDECTTWVQRAGKKQENVATLGWDSALEMYRPLLSYDELSGILEGSPSAFYDQLYKLLGLEQLNDAITRLDSEVKQLRQPAYEARKARDALKPKLESLADPRAATALSQLKKTKPDLDAVRPLITDGTQSAVPQAWIRAERLSAPESEDIALKCEALRSAADNQRQEMQRSDALAAERAKLLEMGLDFHGHFGDQKCPVCGHGTLDDTWAVAARAALEQDQEAARALTAARAAVEQARSSVLNVLRDVAAPPPTDPDLTTLGVARAAYDAFIKVPDDGEAALAEHVSEKLGPLREAYANLRGEAAQLIQERADAWGAVAVELAEWVGKAEKAAEAAPTLKMADEAIKWLQRNAGELRNERITPLAEEAKRIWGALRQESNVELGEIRLEGQKTSRRVVLKAEVDGSDTDAFGVMSQGELQALSLAIFIPRATSSSSPFRFLVLDDPIQAMDPSKIDGFLEVLVRLAEARQVIVFTHDDRLPSVIRSTRAPAHIIEIVRGPNSVVSVVDSTRPADRLLDDAYAIAIDDAVPVDVKRKAVPMLCREALEVVAWDVFSARHFAKGHSRVNTEEVWGAATTTRQRVGLAVDPSDDAVIDRWLSGGSARRATMAVATKGAHAGVDDYVDVVRCARLATADLAKLTR from the coding sequence GTGACGACCTCGTCTGCTGATGAGGCCGACGCGGGCCCGGACGCGCGGCTGAAGAACTATGTCCTAGCCCGCGCCGACGAAGATGCCGCCCTCAGCGAGGAGGCCCGACTGGTCGTGCTGGCGGCCATGGAAGGCGCCGACGACCTGGCCGAGGTCCTCGGTGAGGGCGCCACGCGAACCGAACTCGTCACAGCGCTGACCACCCCGACCAGCACTGCGGCCGAACCTGCGGGCGCCTACCTCACCTCCATTAGCGTCGCCGGATTCCGCGGGATAGGCCCGCAAGCGACACTGCCGCTGAGGCCCGGACCCGGCCTGACGGTCGTGGCCGGCCGCAACGGATCAGGCAAGTCGACACTGGCCGAGGCGTTGGAGCTCGCCCTAACCGGCACCAATTCCCGCTGGAAGAACAAGCCTGCGATCTGGTCGCAGGACTGGCGCAACCTCCATGTCGGCGACACGTCGCAGATCCGGGTCGGTCTAGCGGAGGAGGGCGCCGGGACCACGGTCATCGGCGTGGACTGGTCCGTCGGTGCTATAGCCGTCGACGAGTGCACCACCTGGGTCCAGCGCGCCGGAAAGAAGCAGGAGAACGTCGCGACGCTGGGGTGGGACAGCGCACTCGAGATGTACCGCCCCCTTCTGAGTTACGACGAGCTCAGCGGCATCCTCGAAGGCAGCCCGAGCGCCTTCTACGACCAGCTCTACAAGCTGCTCGGCCTCGAACAACTCAACGATGCGATCACCCGTCTCGATAGTGAGGTCAAGCAGCTACGTCAGCCCGCCTACGAGGCCCGTAAGGCGCGTGACGCGCTCAAGCCAAAGCTGGAGTCCCTTGCGGACCCGCGCGCCGCCACGGCGCTGTCGCAACTCAAGAAGACCAAACCTGACCTCGACGCCGTGCGGCCCCTGATCACCGACGGCACGCAGAGCGCTGTCCCGCAGGCGTGGATACGCGCCGAGCGCCTGAGCGCGCCGGAGTCCGAGGACATCGCTCTTAAATGCGAGGCGTTGCGTTCTGCCGCCGACAACCAGCGCCAGGAGATGCAGCGATCGGATGCGCTTGCGGCCGAGCGGGCCAAGCTGCTGGAGATGGGGCTCGACTTTCACGGACACTTCGGCGACCAGAAGTGCCCGGTGTGCGGGCACGGCACACTCGACGACACCTGGGCCGTCGCCGCACGCGCCGCACTTGAGCAGGATCAGGAAGCGGCGCGAGCGCTGACCGCCGCGCGGGCCGCCGTGGAGCAGGCTCGGTCATCCGTGCTCAACGTGCTGCGTGACGTCGCCGCCCCACCACCCACCGACCCAGACCTGACGACACTCGGTGTCGCCCGCGCGGCCTATGACGCCTTCATTAAGGTGCCCGACGACGGTGAGGCTGCCCTGGCAGAACACGTGTCCGAGAAGCTCGGTCCGCTACGCGAGGCGTACGCCAACCTTCGTGGAGAGGCTGCCCAATTGATCCAGGAGCGCGCCGACGCTTGGGGAGCGGTCGCAGTGGAGTTGGCCGAGTGGGTCGGCAAGGCCGAAAAAGCAGCCGAGGCGGCGCCGACGCTGAAGATGGCCGACGAGGCGATCAAGTGGCTGCAGAGGAATGCCGGGGAGCTTCGCAACGAACGGATCACCCCGTTGGCAGAGGAAGCCAAACGCATCTGGGGCGCGCTCCGGCAGGAGAGCAATGTCGAACTGGGCGAGATCCGCCTGGAGGGTCAGAAGACTTCTCGTCGAGTGGTTCTCAAAGCCGAGGTGGACGGCTCCGATACTGATGCGTTCGGTGTGATGAGTCAGGGCGAGTTGCAGGCGTTGTCCCTGGCGATCTTCATCCCGCGCGCGACCTCGTCATCAAGTCCTTTCCGGTTCCTGGTCCTCGACGACCCCATTCAGGCCATGGATCCGTCGAAGATTGACGGCTTCCTCGAGGTCCTGGTCCGGCTCGCCGAAGCCCGGCAGGTCATCGTCTTTACCCACGATGATCGGTTGCCCTCAGTGATTCGTTCCACCCGGGCCCCAGCACACATCATCGAGATTGTTCGCGGCCCGAACTCCGTTGTTTCGGTGGTTGATTCGACCCGACCAGCTGACCGACTGCTCGATGACGCCTACGCCATCGCCATCGACGACGCGGTTCCGGTCGACGTCAAGAGGAAGGCCGTTCCCATGCTGTGTAGGGAGGCATTGGAAGTTGTTGCCTGGGACGTTTTCTCGGCACGACATTTCGCCAAGGGGCATTCGCGAGTCAATACCGAGGAAGTGTGGGGGGCAGCGACCACGACGCGTCAGCGCGTCGGTCTGGCCGTGGACCCGTCCGACGACGCGGTGATCGACAGGTGGCTGTCCGGCGGTTCGGCCCGACGCGCCACGATGGCGGTGGCGACCAAAGGAGCACATGCCGGAGTGGACGACTATGTCGATGTTGTCAGGTGTGCGCGCCTGGCGACCGCGGACTTGGCGAAGCTGACGCGATGA
- a CDS encoding nucleoside triphosphate pyrophosphohydrolase — MSKLVRDKIPDLIRAAGRTAHVSVLPPSAYREALIDKLHEEAEELRAAQTQEAILEEAADVLEVLSAIAAEHDATLDTIGEVARKKREKRGGFAMRLWLEFVDPPQGEL; from the coding sequence ATGAGCAAACTCGTCCGAGACAAGATTCCCGACCTCATCCGGGCGGCGGGGCGAACTGCGCACGTTTCGGTGCTGCCGCCAAGCGCCTATCGCGAAGCCCTCATCGACAAGCTTCATGAGGAAGCTGAAGAGCTTCGAGCTGCGCAAACGCAGGAGGCGATCCTCGAGGAAGCCGCCGATGTGCTGGAGGTTCTCAGTGCAATCGCGGCCGAACACGACGCGACTCTCGATACCATCGGCGAAGTCGCACGAAAGAAACGGGAAAAGCGGGGAGGCTTTGCCATGCGGCTGTGGCTCGAGTTCGTCGATCCACCACAGGGGGAGCTGTGA
- a CDS encoding HNH endonuclease, which yields MTSEAPDPLLLGQRVVAILETGLRTATYKLATLMALIEHCIENLPENPDDPLRVPLPELAHRVLRTYWRQVRPFDGHELRQSTQPRARILIATNELRDAAGRAGSVEIACLRAPTAYQKAIEDITLCLAQQPLHRLQKLPGADGSDPFLYDDGFLHDHVSRSTLRAHGDAIELRPGVAAGLARLAGLLKPALEIMWVEDVRRMNKFLDAEVPDVAGHLFGRERAALSAVREPFKDAFGPHCFYCAAHLPTNNPIDHVLPWSVVGIDGLSNLVLACARCNGDKSGALPAVGLVDRALRRDRIVLEEIASALQWPTQHERVVAAARGIYRGQPAGVPTWSGYRRRERLDVSFPSW from the coding sequence ATGACATCTGAGGCGCCTGATCCGCTGCTGCTCGGCCAGCGGGTGGTCGCCATCCTCGAGACGGGCCTACGGACGGCGACGTACAAGCTGGCCACGCTGATGGCCCTCATCGAGCACTGCATCGAGAACCTGCCCGAAAACCCCGACGACCCTCTCCGCGTGCCGCTGCCTGAGCTGGCGCATCGGGTGTTGAGGACCTACTGGCGGCAGGTGCGACCATTCGATGGGCACGAACTGCGGCAGTCAACGCAACCCCGCGCGCGGATTCTGATCGCCACCAACGAGCTCCGCGACGCTGCAGGCCGGGCAGGATCGGTGGAGATCGCGTGTCTACGCGCGCCGACCGCCTATCAGAAGGCAATCGAGGACATCACGCTTTGCCTGGCGCAGCAGCCGTTGCATCGGCTGCAAAAGCTGCCCGGTGCGGACGGTAGCGATCCGTTCCTCTACGACGACGGGTTTCTCCATGACCATGTGTCACGTTCGACGCTGCGCGCGCACGGCGATGCCATCGAGCTCAGGCCAGGAGTCGCCGCAGGGCTGGCACGACTGGCCGGCCTCCTAAAACCGGCCCTCGAGATCATGTGGGTCGAGGACGTACGCCGGATGAACAAGTTCCTCGATGCGGAGGTTCCGGACGTCGCCGGGCACCTGTTCGGCCGTGAGCGGGCGGCCCTGTCAGCGGTGCGCGAACCGTTCAAGGATGCTTTCGGGCCGCACTGCTTTTACTGCGCGGCCCATCTGCCGACAAACAATCCGATCGATCATGTTCTGCCGTGGTCAGTGGTCGGTATCGACGGGCTGTCAAATCTGGTGCTGGCGTGCGCACGGTGCAATGGCGACAAGAGCGGGGCGCTTCCGGCTGTCGGATTGGTCGACCGGGCATTAAGGCGCGATCGAATAGTTTTGGAGGAGATTGCATCTGCCCTGCAGTGGCCGACGCAACATGAGCGCGTCGTCGCGGCCGCCCGCGGAATCTATCGGGGTCAGCCTGCCGGTGTGCCGACGTGGTCGGGGTATAGGCGACGCGAGCGGCTCGATGTCAGCTTTCCATCGTGGTGA
- a CDS encoding DUF4268 domain-containing protein — protein MPLREVWKHEALDFTQWLAIPENIQLLSEVIGVEIVETQSEVGVGQFFVDILATDENDRRIVIENQLAPTDHDHLGKIITYAAGLHADVVVWIVERAREEHEQAVNWLNENTTDQANFFLLQIEAWKIGDSLPAPRFNIVAKPNDWAKAVKQTAASGTVSELKLKQQDFFERVREYGEAHAKYIKSWAKPAPQHWYDVAIGTSQAYIDLTVNSLQKHVGVGLYIINNKELYAKLNDAREEIESQLGLVLDWQELPQKKASRITITRNGDFADPGQLDEIISWMATTADAFAKVFPKYL, from the coding sequence GTGCCGCTTCGCGAGGTTTGGAAGCACGAAGCGTTGGACTTCACGCAGTGGCTTGCTATCCCGGAAAATATCCAGCTCCTTAGCGAGGTAATCGGTGTCGAGATTGTCGAAACCCAGAGCGAGGTGGGCGTCGGACAGTTCTTCGTCGATATTTTGGCCACCGACGAGAATGACCGCCGCATAGTCATCGAGAATCAGCTGGCCCCGACCGACCACGATCATCTTGGGAAGATCATCACCTACGCAGCCGGCCTTCACGCCGACGTGGTTGTGTGGATCGTGGAGCGGGCTCGTGAGGAGCACGAACAGGCTGTCAACTGGCTTAATGAAAACACGACCGACCAGGCAAACTTCTTTCTTCTCCAGATAGAGGCTTGGAAGATCGGTGACTCACTGCCGGCCCCACGCTTCAATATCGTGGCCAAACCCAATGACTGGGCGAAGGCGGTAAAGCAGACTGCAGCGAGTGGGACAGTGAGCGAGTTGAAGCTCAAGCAGCAAGATTTTTTTGAGCGGGTACGCGAGTACGGCGAAGCGCACGCGAAGTACATCAAGAGCTGGGCGAAACCTGCTCCGCAGCACTGGTATGACGTGGCCATCGGCACGTCTCAGGCCTACATTGATCTGACAGTGAACTCGCTACAGAAACACGTCGGGGTCGGCCTCTACATCATCAATAACAAGGAGCTCTACGCAAAACTCAACGACGCACGCGAAGAGATAGAGAGCCAGCTCGGGCTAGTTCTGGACTGGCAGGAGCTCCCTCAGAAGAAAGCCAGTCGCATAACAATCACTCGCAATGGAGATTTCGCTGATCCCGGTCAACTTGATGAAATCATTAGTTGGATGGCGACGACCGCCGACGCGTTCGCGAAGGTTTTTCCGAAGTACTTGTAG
- a CDS encoding TM0106 family RecB-like putative nuclease: MTAVPRPEPLLTPSKVTAWLDCAHYLALSAQVEDGTLPRPPSSFGSFAELLLDKGLAHEQDCLANYRLEGKSILEVPEKADGQSFSSWVASIGNPLSGDHDVIYQMPLINNGIRGVADFVVRVQDPDSGAISYEPVDAKLTRKDAKPGHVLQLCFYADAIEELTGRRPEHMHIWLGSGGVETLRVKDFQPYWRRLQRQLAAALAAGPAAGTVAERCTHCQFCEFGPVCETHWRATDSLIYVANILKSDRAALAEANIATLTALATSDGPVEHLAPERLTRLRGQAALQLAAQQLAGDTPPFELIEPGEEPWGHGFEMLPHPDDGDVFLDFEGHPFWRADTGLFFLFGLLEQGPSDQWRYRSWWAHDLGREGAAVEALIDYLARRRGQFPGMHVYHYNHTERSALEAMTRTHGVAEVALAQLIDTGAFIDLLTVVRNSIQVGTESYGLKQLERLTDFVRNHEIDQGAGAVVQYEHYMAEPNQADLDAIAAYNEDDVRATRALRDWLIDHRPPGMNWRDAVLDPDPGMPELSEAIARLHEYPSGTDEHNLGDLLSYWRTEWFAYIAPKKVKLAADPVDLLDDVDVIADLSQLGEVERFSKNGRSITPAMRFEFPQQDIDEFPRGGGTVMFAGPGEQRLYASIVGLDRDTRALDLLWGKKLQDEGAIPRSVVLHDWVDATTKFEALEAFAVEMLDRRRPNPVTLALLRRDLPRFADRPREVFVDDLDDMTAWVTKLDHSVVAVQGPPGTGKTYRGARLIRELIRDGQRVGITAVSHHAIANLLEAVVDALSEDGVLHQLHAVCKDGGSRNALSGVTYTGDNARCAREEFNLVAGTTWLFSNPVMRDAPVDVLVIDEAGQLALADALAASGAARNLVLLGDPLQLPQVAQANHPGIAGRSVLDHIVGDDVLLPANRGVFLHETRRMHPDVCDFISSQIYDGCLHSFEDCRQQSTVAGTGLRWLRVDHEGNRTWSPQEADAIAEELSRLIGTPWTNHTGETKPLSPDDFMVVAPFNLQVNTIRARLSRDAALADVPVGTVDKFQGREAAVVFFSMATSTGEDITRGLDFLFSRNRLNVAVSRARCLAYLVCTDALLDTRARSVEDMRLVATLNAFVEVATHQTYRSSTETAAP; this comes from the coding sequence ATGACCGCAGTGCCCAGACCAGAACCTCTGTTGACCCCGTCCAAGGTGACGGCCTGGCTGGATTGCGCCCACTACCTGGCGCTGAGCGCGCAGGTCGAGGACGGAACACTGCCCAGGCCGCCGTCGAGCTTCGGATCCTTCGCTGAGCTGTTACTCGACAAGGGCCTCGCCCATGAACAGGATTGTCTCGCCAACTATCGGCTCGAAGGCAAAAGCATCTTGGAAGTGCCAGAGAAGGCCGACGGGCAGTCATTCTCGTCGTGGGTAGCGAGCATCGGCAATCCGCTGAGCGGCGATCACGATGTGATCTATCAGATGCCACTCATTAACAACGGAATTCGTGGCGTCGCCGACTTCGTGGTGCGAGTACAGGACCCGGATAGCGGGGCCATCAGCTACGAACCAGTCGATGCCAAGCTCACCCGAAAAGACGCCAAACCCGGCCACGTGCTGCAGCTGTGCTTCTACGCAGACGCCATCGAAGAACTGACGGGCCGACGTCCCGAGCATATGCATATCTGGCTGGGTTCTGGAGGCGTGGAGACGCTGCGGGTCAAAGACTTCCAGCCATACTGGCGTCGGCTACAGCGCCAGCTCGCGGCGGCGTTAGCTGCCGGACCGGCCGCCGGAACGGTCGCGGAACGGTGCACGCACTGTCAGTTCTGCGAGTTCGGCCCCGTCTGCGAGACTCACTGGCGCGCGACCGACTCGCTGATCTACGTGGCCAACATCCTCAAATCCGACCGAGCCGCATTGGCCGAGGCGAACATCGCTACCCTCACGGCGTTGGCGACAAGCGACGGCCCGGTCGAGCACCTCGCCCCTGAACGCCTGACCCGGCTGCGCGGACAGGCGGCCCTACAGCTGGCCGCTCAGCAGCTGGCGGGAGATACGCCGCCGTTCGAACTGATCGAACCGGGCGAGGAACCCTGGGGCCATGGCTTCGAAATGCTGCCGCATCCCGATGACGGCGACGTGTTCCTCGACTTCGAAGGCCACCCGTTCTGGCGCGCCGACACCGGGTTATTTTTCCTGTTCGGGCTCTTGGAGCAGGGGCCCAGTGACCAATGGCGGTACCGCTCCTGGTGGGCGCACGACCTCGGCCGGGAGGGTGCCGCGGTCGAAGCTCTCATCGACTACCTCGCCCGCCGACGTGGGCAGTTCCCCGGGATGCACGTCTATCACTACAACCACACCGAACGCTCGGCACTGGAAGCGATGACGAGAACCCACGGCGTTGCCGAAGTCGCGCTCGCTCAGTTGATCGACACCGGTGCGTTCATCGACCTGCTGACTGTGGTGCGCAACAGTATCCAAGTCGGCACCGAGTCCTACGGGTTGAAGCAGCTGGAGCGGCTCACTGACTTCGTCCGCAACCACGAGATCGATCAGGGTGCCGGGGCGGTTGTCCAGTATGAGCATTACATGGCCGAACCCAACCAGGCCGACCTCGATGCCATCGCTGCCTACAACGAGGACGACGTCCGAGCGACCCGTGCCCTGCGGGACTGGCTGATCGATCATCGGCCACCGGGGATGAACTGGAGGGACGCTGTTCTCGATCCCGATCCTGGAATGCCCGAGCTGTCGGAGGCTATTGCCCGCCTGCATGAGTATCCCTCCGGAACCGATGAACACAATCTCGGTGATCTGCTGTCTTATTGGCGTACCGAATGGTTCGCCTACATCGCTCCCAAGAAGGTGAAGCTGGCAGCCGACCCGGTCGACCTACTCGACGACGTCGACGTCATCGCGGACTTGAGCCAGCTTGGCGAGGTCGAACGCTTCAGCAAGAACGGACGATCGATCACGCCAGCAATGCGTTTTGAGTTCCCGCAGCAGGATATCGACGAGTTTCCGCGTGGTGGCGGGACGGTCATGTTCGCCGGCCCGGGGGAGCAACGGCTGTACGCAAGCATCGTCGGCCTAGACCGCGACACTCGGGCTCTCGACCTGCTATGGGGCAAGAAGTTGCAGGACGAGGGGGCTATCCCCCGCAGCGTGGTGTTGCACGACTGGGTCGATGCGACAACGAAATTCGAGGCTCTAGAAGCCTTTGCCGTCGAGATGCTCGACCGTAGAAGGCCTAACCCGGTCACACTGGCGCTGCTGCGCCGGGACTTGCCGCGTTTCGCTGACCGGCCCCGCGAGGTGTTCGTCGACGACCTCGACGATATGACGGCGTGGGTCACTAAACTTGACCACAGCGTCGTCGCGGTGCAGGGCCCGCCAGGTACCGGGAAGACCTACCGTGGCGCCCGACTGATCAGAGAGCTGATCCGGGACGGTCAGCGCGTCGGCATTACTGCGGTCAGCCATCATGCGATCGCCAATCTGCTCGAGGCGGTGGTGGACGCGCTGTCCGAAGATGGTGTGCTGCACCAGCTACACGCGGTTTGCAAGGACGGCGGCTCGCGGAACGCGCTGTCCGGAGTCACCTACACGGGCGACAACGCCAGGTGCGCCCGCGAAGAGTTCAATTTGGTTGCCGGCACAACGTGGCTGTTCTCCAACCCGGTGATGCGCGACGCTCCGGTCGACGTGCTGGTCATCGATGAGGCAGGCCAGCTGGCGCTCGCCGATGCGCTGGCAGCCTCGGGCGCGGCCCGTAACCTCGTACTACTCGGAGACCCGCTTCAACTGCCGCAGGTCGCCCAAGCCAACCACCCCGGCATAGCAGGGCGCAGCGTGCTGGATCACATTGTCGGCGATGACGTGCTGCTGCCCGCCAATCGAGGTGTCTTCCTGCACGAGACCCGACGGATGCACCCCGATGTCTGCGACTTCATCTCCAGCCAAATCTATGACGGATGCCTGCACAGCTTCGAGGACTGCAGGCAGCAGTCGACGGTGGCCGGCACCGGGCTGCGCTGGCTACGCGTCGACCACGAAGGCAACCGAACGTGGTCGCCACAAGAAGCCGACGCCATCGCCGAGGAACTGTCGCGGCTGATCGGCACGCCGTGGACCAATCACACAGGCGAGACAAAGCCCTTGAGCCCCGACGATTTCATGGTCGTGGCACCCTTCAACCTGCAGGTAAACACCATTCGTGCCCGACTAAGCCGGGATGCGGCACTGGCTGACGTTCCGGTCGGCACAGTGGACAAGTTCCAGGGTCGCGAAGCCGCGGTGGTGTTCTTCAGCATGGCCACCTCCACCGGTGAGGACATCACCCGCGGCCTGGACTTCCTGTTCTCGCGCAACCGGCTCAATGTCGCCGTGAGCCGCGCCCGCTGCCTGGCGTACCTGGTGTGCACCGACGCCTTGTTGGATACCCGCGCACGCTCCGTGGAGGACATGCGGCTCGTCGCGACACTGAACGCGTTCGTTGAAGTTGCGACCCACCAGACCTACCGCTCGTCGACGGAGACCGCTGCGCCGTAG